From Ruminococcus sp. HUN007, a single genomic window includes:
- a CDS encoding L,D-transpeptidase family protein produces MTVKSVFKYSLTGLVLSGGLCAGLSGCSGLNEKQETINETVIESETVKDTANETAKETVSETVKETVNDTEILFVTGTGTHSDVSENVTEPVTECDVTDFAVTALNTADPASASYVDEYLRKFGTDPEVIADSEQVITVDTSDGSCYVSVCEKEDDSWICLFETTGAVGKNGVSANSTEGDYCTPEGVFDLGFAFGTQPVQDLKIEYREINENCYWVDDPLSSLYNQWVESDEISWNSAEHLTDYPSAYKYSVVINYNMDPVEKYKGSAIFLHCMTDSYTAGCVAVPEKDMLEILKWLDSSKNPVIIIH; encoded by the coding sequence ATGACGGTTAAGTCTGTTTTTAAATATTCACTTACCGGATTAGTACTCTCCGGAGGTTTATGTGCCGGATTATCAGGATGTTCCGGTCTGAATGAAAAGCAGGAAACGATAAATGAAACTGTAATTGAATCTGAAACTGTAAAAGATACTGCAAATGAAACTGCAAAAGAGACAGTAAGTGAAACTGTAAAAGAGACTGTAAATGATACTGAAATTCTGTTTGTAACAGGTACAGGAACTCATTCCGATGTGTCGGAGAATGTTACAGAGCCTGTAACGGAATGCGATGTAACAGATTTCGCAGTAACCGCACTGAATACAGCAGATCCGGCTTCAGCTTCGTATGTTGATGAATACCTTAGAAAGTTCGGGACAGACCCGGAAGTAATTGCAGATTCAGAGCAGGTTATTACTGTAGATACAAGTGACGGATCATGTTATGTTTCAGTCTGTGAAAAAGAAGATGATTCATGGATCTGTCTGTTCGAAACTACAGGAGCAGTAGGAAAGAACGGCGTTTCAGCAAACAGTACAGAAGGAGATTACTGTACTCCGGAAGGCGTATTTGATCTGGGCTTTGCATTCGGCACTCAGCCTGTGCAGGATCTGAAGATCGAATACAGAGAGATAAATGAAAACTGCTACTGGGTCGATGATCCGCTGTCGTCTCTGTATAATCAGTGGGTTGAAAGCGACGAAATAAGCTGGAACAGTGCGGAACATCTGACCGACTATCCGTCGGCTTACAAATATTCAGTTGTGATCAATTATAATATGGATCCCGTGGAAAAATATAAGGGATCAGCTATTTTCCTTCACTGTATGACCGACAGTTACACAGCAGGGTGTGTTGCTGTTCCTGAAAAAGATATGCTTGAAATTCTGAAATGGCTTGACAGTTCAAAAAATCCGGTAATCATTATTCATTGA
- a CDS encoding M15 family metallopeptidase, whose amino-acid sequence MSRKAVVFIIALAGMVTFCSCGPTDEISVRPGDDVIWPVTSAVDEVLTEAFSETEDVQAVTEVSVSVTEPETAPVTEAETSEAEKKGSSDNKNESGSGNSSSENKPSDNSSGDSSSGGNDSGNSNSGGQNNSSPGNESPKQEESPSPEPEPEPSQEPEREFAPAPVVNNAELKYADGVLIVNKSYPVPQDYEPSGLVTAYGTRGEYLLPETNEAFKQMCIDAANEGLNLWCASGYRSVSTQDRIYNSYVARDGKAAADTYSARPGHSEHHTGLCFDLNTIDSSFAYTAEGKWVAENCWKYGLIIRYPQSKEDITGYKYEPWHLRYVGTDLAKTLYESGLCMEEYFGLTSCYSE is encoded by the coding sequence ATGAGTAGAAAAGCTGTTGTTTTTATTATTGCACTTGCCGGCATGGTAACGTTCTGTTCGTGCGGACCGACTGATGAGATAAGTGTCAGACCGGGCGACGATGTTATCTGGCCTGTGACATCTGCAGTTGATGAAGTTCTGACCGAAGCATTTTCTGAAACAGAAGATGTTCAGGCAGTAACGGAGGTTTCAGTAAGTGTGACAGAACCGGAGACTGCGCCGGTGACTGAAGCAGAAACTTCAGAGGCTGAGAAAAAGGGATCATCAGACAATAAAAATGAAAGCGGCAGCGGAAACTCATCTTCTGAAAACAAACCGTCAGATAATTCATCCGGAGATTCGTCTTCCGGCGGTAATGATTCCGGAAACAGTAATTCCGGCGGACAGAACAACAGTTCTCCGGGAAATGAGTCTCCGAAACAGGAGGAGTCTCCTTCACCGGAGCCTGAGCCTGAACCGTCACAGGAACCGGAACGGGAGTTTGCACCTGCTCCGGTGGTGAACAATGCTGAACTGAAGTATGCTGACGGTGTTCTTATCGTAAACAAGTCCTATCCGGTACCGCAGGACTATGAACCGTCCGGACTTGTGACAGCTTACGGAACCAGGGGCGAATACCTTCTTCCAGAAACAAACGAAGCATTTAAACAGATGTGCATAGATGCTGCAAATGAGGGGCTGAATCTCTGGTGTGCATCCGGATACAGAAGCGTATCCACACAGGACAGGATCTACAACAGTTATGTCGCACGCGACGGCAAGGCCGCAGCGGACACATATTCCGCACGTCCTGGTCATTCCGAACATCACACCGGCCTATGCTTTGACCTTAACACCATTGACAGCAGTTTCGCCTACACAGCCGAAGGCAAATGGGTAGCAGAAAACTGCTGGAAGTACGGTCTTATTATCCGCTATCCGCAGAGTAAGGAAGATATCACCGGATACAAGTACGAGCCATGGCACCTGCGTTATGTAGGAACAGATCTTGCGAAAACCCTTTATGAAAGCGGTCTTTGCATGGAAGAATATTTCGGACTTACATCGTGCTACAGTGAATAA
- a CDS encoding dockerin type I repeat-containing protein, with protein sequence MKTNRLLTMVCICALAAGTLQAPLISAEDAAQTTKKEQISQDTLYTITYKRAGGLGRIDENEPAVKGTRMLISTWALRKDGYSHYAWTDGEHTYRRGETISMPAHDIVLEPVWRRTFKVTYEKLEDYGYTTPFQDGTVAPGTQIYLPNIPMHKGDAIFNGWYVNGEYHEALSTITIGEEDTHVSVCWLDPVEIDYFAGDVEGVIGSPHYIVQAYPGFSRDIAGTDRISRLGYKLDGFTDPNDNDRKYDFKDSFMVTEEGKTFVAVWVPIKVGMKFRGGEGAEGKMPNQIAEFDSWTKLNECTYTKEGYKLLGWKHGDDYYLPETEVKVKVAEYGDFMEFDAVWIEEDRNPGDVNGDGIIDLMDLTTLSMHVVGDSEIKDEKALDDADVQRDGKVDIADLARLRQFLMQDKILLGV encoded by the coding sequence ATGAAGACAAACAGACTGCTTACAATGGTCTGCATATGTGCACTTGCAGCCGGAACATTACAGGCTCCGCTCATCAGTGCTGAAGATGCGGCCCAGACTACGAAAAAGGAACAGATCAGTCAGGACACCCTTTACACAATAACCTATAAAAGAGCAGGCGGACTCGGCAGGATCGACGAGAACGAGCCGGCTGTCAAGGGTACCAGAATGCTCATTTCAACATGGGCGCTCAGAAAAGACGGATATTCACACTACGCATGGACTGACGGAGAGCATACATACCGCCGCGGCGAGACGATAAGCATGCCGGCTCATGACATAGTGCTTGAACCAGTCTGGAGACGTACATTCAAGGTAACTTATGAAAAACTTGAGGATTACGGTTATACTACACCTTTCCAGGACGGAACGGTAGCTCCGGGCACACAGATCTATCTTCCTAATATTCCGATGCATAAAGGTGATGCGATATTCAACGGCTGGTATGTAAACGGTGAATACCATGAAGCACTCAGCACGATAACTATCGGTGAGGAAGACACACACGTTTCAGTCTGCTGGCTTGATCCGGTCGAGATCGACTATTTTGCCGGTGACGTTGAAGGTGTTATCGGATCTCCTCATTACATTGTGCAGGCTTATCCGGGATTCTCAAGAGATATTGCAGGTACTGACAGAATTTCAAGACTCGGCTACAAGCTTGACGGATTTACTGATCCGAACGACAACGACCGTAAATATGATTTCAAGGACAGTTTTATGGTCACTGAAGAAGGAAAGACATTTGTGGCTGTCTGGGTACCGATAAAGGTAGGAATGAAGTTCAGAGGCGGCGAGGGTGCTGAAGGAAAGATGCCGAACCAGATCGCTGAATTTGACAGCTGGACAAAGCTCAATGAATGTACCTACACAAAGGAAGGATACAAACTTCTCGGCTGGAAGCATGGCGACGACTACTACCTGCCTGAAACAGAGGTAAAGGTAAAGGTCGCTGAATACGGTGATTTCATGGAGTTTGATGCCGTATGGATCGAAGAGGACAGAAATCCGGGCGATGTAAACGGCGACGGCATTATTGATCTTATGGATCTTACAACACTTTCGATGCATGTTGTCGGTGACAGCGAGATAAAAGATGAAAAGGCTCTCGACGATGCTGATGTTCAGAGAGACGGAAAAGTAGACATTGCAGACCTTGCAAGATTAAGGCAGTTCTTAATGCAGGATAAAATTTTATTAGGGGTATAA
- a CDS encoding expansin EXLX1 family cellulose-binding protein, producing the protein MKKAKLISIGLGCLMISAISVLPLKAAEKVIAGDVNGDGKISIVDFIRLKKHFISGADNGNRAEGSDVNGDGSVTAADLVALRNIILNVTEPVSGKDDLPAEYPIDESCILEPKGTVHTGDGTFYGGGYVGGCAMLDPVSTDYWIVAMNLEDYADARLAGAYLEVTGELGTINMLVTDLLPEGKKGDLDLYVDAFPLIAPVEKGRVPVSWKIVPLDIADKVPVSYRFKEGSSEFWCGVQLLDHRYPIAKLEYLNDDGEFVEIERRRYNYFESMEMGPGPFTFRATDIYGQVIVDRDIPLVLDKKIEGKSQFPV; encoded by the coding sequence ATGAAAAAAGCTAAATTGATCAGCATCGGACTGGGTTGTCTTATGATTTCTGCCATTTCAGTTTTACCTCTGAAAGCCGCGGAAAAGGTAATCGCAGGTGACGTAAACGGTGACGGAAAAATCAGTATTGTTGATTTCATACGTCTCAAAAAGCATTTTATTTCCGGTGCGGATAACGGAAACAGAGCTGAAGGCTCTGATGTGAACGGTGACGGATCTGTTACTGCTGCTGATCTTGTTGCTTTGAGGAACATCATTCTTAATGTCACGGAGCCCGTAAGCGGTAAAGATGACCTGCCTGCGGAATATCCTATCGATGAATCATGCATACTTGAACCTAAAGGAACGGTGCATACCGGCGACGGAACGTTTTACGGCGGCGGTTATGTAGGCGGATGTGCCATGCTTGATCCGGTTTCAACTGATTACTGGATTGTTGCCATGAACCTTGAGGACTATGCCGATGCAAGGCTTGCAGGAGCATATCTTGAAGTAACAGGTGAGCTCGGCACCATCAACATGCTGGTAACAGATCTTCTTCCGGAAGGAAAGAAAGGCGATCTTGACCTTTATGTTGACGCATTTCCGCTTATTGCACCTGTAGAAAAAGGCCGTGTACCGGTGAGCTGGAAGATAGTACCGCTTGATATAGCAGACAAAGTGCCGGTAAGTTACAGGTTCAAGGAGGGAAGCTCGGAATTCTGGTGCGGTGTGCAGCTTCTTGACCACCGCTATCCTATTGCGAAGCTTGAATACCTTAATGATGACGGAGAATTCGTTGAAATAGAACGCAGACGCTACAACTATTTCGAAAGCATGGAAATGGGTCCTGGTCCGTTTACATTCAGGGCGACTGACATTTACGGTCAGGTTATTGTTGACCGTGACATTCCTTTGGTTCTTGATAAAAAAATTGAAGGCAAAAGCCAGTTTCCTGTATAG
- a CDS encoding sigma-70 family RNA polymerase sigma factor, protein MLEDRDIIDLYWLRSESAIEETDKKYRTRCIYIARNILNDISDAEECLNDTYMTAWNRMPDERPKFLGAFLFRIIRNHAMNRLRYLASGKRKNEGVLAFDELDECIADTSDSIEDTTDESELSEILNEFIAGLDYKKRFIFIRRYWYLDSYAQISALCEEKEENISMILSRIRKNLRKYLNERGFY, encoded by the coding sequence ATGCTGGAAGACCGGGATATAATAGATCTCTACTGGCTGCGTTCTGAGTCGGCCATTGAAGAGACTGATAAAAAATACAGAACCCGCTGCATTTACATAGCGCGCAACATACTGAATGATATTTCCGATGCCGAAGAATGTCTTAACGACACCTACATGACTGCATGGAACCGCATGCCGGATGAAAGGCCGAAGTTTCTGGGCGCATTTCTCTTCCGCATAATCAGAAATCACGCAATGAACCGTCTTCGTTATCTGGCAAGCGGCAAAAGGAAAAACGAGGGAGTGCTCGCTTTCGACGAACTGGACGAATGTATCGCCGACACTTCAGACAGCATTGAAGACACAACAGACGAATCAGAACTGTCAGAAATTCTTAACGAATTTATCGCCGGTCTTGATTACAAAAAGCGCTTTATTTTCATACGCAGATACTGGTACCTTGATTCATACGCTCAGATCAGTGCACTTTGCGAAGAAAAGGAAGAAAATATCAGCATGATACTCTCGAGAATAAGAAAGAATCTCCGGAAATATCTGAATGAAAGAGGGTTTTACTGA
- a CDS encoding glycoside hydrolase family 9 protein codes for MEQKKLFSKTTAVSVSALLLASNLSASVALAADAAKTEEKAAPISEVVNYSDCEYDYARALQYSMYFYDANMCGTEVEDHNRLPWRGNCHTYDAKVPLQPIDDKGNGVNLSAAQIEKLKPYLDPDGDGCVDVAGGFHDAGDHVEFGMPENYSAATLGWGYYEFRDAYKKTGQDDHIEELIRYFNDYLMKCTFLDEDGKVVAHCYQVGDGDIDHAYWESPEVDSMPRPAFFLTGEKPQTDYVVSAAASLAINYLNFKETDPDYAKKSLDYAKALWDFATSHELEVSDNGDGPKQYYSSNKWEDDFCWCASWLYECTGDASYLETAAPYFDYYAPSGWAYCWNDVWSGAGLRWAVINQEHPELDLVNVVRKALGKNEYVFDDFWDEVTKCMKIYKGLETPGGYAFLQVWGSARYNTAMQLIAMLIDKYHNDGKPGENSEWAEGQMHYIMGDNPLKRCYIVGYNDNSVKYPHHRAASGLLEAEDPREHRHILWGALAGGPDGSDKHTDVTSDWVGNEVTIDYNAAFVGACAGLYTYFGTDDMHVTPDFPPEDEKRGGADGGDPAASGYWIEACGIDDINADGAGVTKVSFKVMTGSNKPSDKISVRYYFNVKEVAGGIEAVNTAKELYDQSSAEVETADGILTGPFKYDKVPDTYYVDIAWDGYNIANSGKKYQFIVGLYYGDKWDPKNDWSYEELKIFKEDDAFFGNGNEVRNDRICVYDDGVLVGGTEPDGTVAEIPSAEPSPKPTKKTSPSPKPTATATAKTTATPTVKPTATATAKATETPAATPTAKPTADPVKSADPTANNNSQGGATFAVTLGDVNLDGKIDVTDLSVLSLSLVDKKELKGDAAKNADVDKDGKVALTDLATIRQYISKKITKF; via the coding sequence ATGGAACAGAAAAAATTATTCTCAAAGACAACAGCAGTTTCTGTAAGCGCACTTCTCCTTGCTTCAAATCTGAGCGCATCAGTGGCTCTTGCTGCCGATGCTGCAAAGACTGAAGAAAAGGCAGCACCTATCAGCGAAGTAGTAAACTATTCAGACTGTGAATACGACTACGCACGTGCTCTTCAGTATTCAATGTATTTCTATGACGCAAACATGTGCGGTACTGAAGTAGAAGACCACAACAGACTTCCATGGCGCGGCAACTGTCATACATACGATGCAAAAGTACCTCTTCAGCCTATCGATGACAAGGGCAACGGTGTAAACCTTTCTGCTGCACAGATAGAAAAATTAAAGCCGTATCTTGATCCGGACGGTGACGGATGCGTTGACGTAGCCGGCGGTTTCCACGATGCCGGTGACCACGTTGAATTCGGTATGCCTGAAAACTACTCAGCTGCAACACTCGGCTGGGGCTACTATGAATTCCGTGATGCATACAAGAAGACAGGTCAGGATGACCATATCGAAGAACTTATCCGTTACTTCAACGACTACCTTATGAAGTGTACATTCCTTGACGAAGACGGCAAGGTAGTTGCACACTGCTATCAGGTAGGCGACGGTGACATCGACCACGCTTACTGGGAATCACCTGAAGTTGACTCAATGCCAAGACCGGCATTCTTCCTTACAGGAGAAAAGCCGCAGACAGACTACGTTGTATCTGCAGCAGCTTCTCTTGCTATCAACTACTTGAACTTCAAGGAAACAGATCCTGACTACGCAAAGAAGTCACTTGACTACGCAAAGGCTCTCTGGGATTTTGCCACATCACACGAACTTGAAGTATCAGACAACGGTGACGGTCCTAAGCAGTACTACAGCTCAAACAAGTGGGAAGACGACTTCTGCTGGTGCGCTTCATGGCTCTATGAATGTACAGGAGATGCTTCATATCTTGAAACAGCTGCTCCTTACTTTGACTACTATGCACCGTCAGGCTGGGCATACTGCTGGAACGACGTATGGAGTGGTGCCGGCCTCCGCTGGGCAGTTATCAACCAGGAACATCCTGAGCTTGACCTCGTAAACGTAGTAAGAAAGGCTCTCGGCAAGAACGAATACGTATTTGATGATTTCTGGGATGAAGTTACAAAGTGCATGAAGATATACAAGGGTCTCGAAACACCTGGCGGCTACGCATTCCTTCAGGTATGGGGCTCAGCACGTTACAACACAGCAATGCAGCTCATCGCAATGCTCATCGACAAGTATCACAACGACGGCAAGCCGGGCGAAAACAGTGAGTGGGCAGAAGGCCAGATGCACTACATCATGGGTGACAACCCGCTTAAGAGATGCTACATTGTCGGCTACAACGACAACTCAGTAAAATATCCTCACCACAGAGCAGCTTCAGGACTTCTCGAAGCTGAAGATCCGCGTGAACACAGACACATCCTCTGGGGTGCTCTTGCCGGCGGTCCTGACGGAAGCGACAAGCACACAGACGTAACATCTGACTGGGTAGGAAACGAAGTTACTATCGACTACAACGCAGCATTCGTAGGTGCGTGCGCTGGCCTTTACACATATTTCGGTACAGATGACATGCACGTTACACCTGACTTCCCGCCGGAAGATGAAAAGAGAGGCGGAGCAGACGGTGGTGATCCTGCAGCAAGCGGCTACTGGATCGAAGCCTGCGGTATCGATGACATCAACGCTGACGGCGCAGGTGTTACAAAGGTATCATTCAAGGTAATGACAGGTTCAAACAAGCCTTCTGACAAGATCTCAGTACGTTACTACTTTAATGTAAAGGAAGTAGCAGGCGGTATCGAAGCAGTTAATACAGCAAAGGAACTCTACGACCAGTCTTCAGCTGAAGTTGAAACAGCTGACGGTATTCTTACAGGTCCGTTCAAGTATGACAAGGTACCTGATACATACTATGTAGATATTGCATGGGACGGCTACAACATTGCTAACTCAGGCAAGAAGTATCAGTTCATCGTTGGTCTCTACTACGGCGACAAGTGGGATCCGAAGAACGACTGGAGCTACGAGGAACTCAAGATCTTCAAGGAAGATGACGCATTCTTCGGCAACGGAAACGAAGTAAGAAATGACCGTATCTGCGTTTACGATGACGGTGTTCTCGTAGGCGGTACAGAACCTGACGGAACAGTTGCTGAGATCCCTTCAGCAGAACCTTCACCAAAGCCGACAAAGAAGACATCACCTTCACCGAAGCCTACAGCAACAGCAACGGCAAAGACAACAGCCACACCAACAGTCAAGCCAACTGCTACTGCAACAGCCAAGGCAACTGAAACACCGGCTGCAACTCCGACAGCAAAGCCAACAGCTGATCCTGTAAAGTCTGCAGATCCGACAGCAAACAATAACAGTCAAGGTGGAGCAACATTTGCTGTAACTCTCGGCGACGTAAATCTTGACGGCAAGATCGACGTAACAGACCTTTCAGTTCTTTCACTCAGCCTCGTTGACAAGAAGGAACTCAAAGGCGATGCTGCAAAGAACGCAGACGTTGACAAGGACGGAAAGGTTGCTCTTACAGACCTCGCAACTATCAGACAGTACATTTCAAAGAAGATCACAAAGTTCTGA
- a CDS encoding glycoside hydrolase family 9 protein, whose amino-acid sequence MDNRNNALRIKAAVTSLVLLGQAAAYFPAGIASVNAAEVEKNYAKALQYSMYFYDANMCGTEVGENTRYTWRDDCHVYDAKLPLDDENTNMSAEFIAKNKDVLDPDGDGCVDVAGGFHDAGDHVKFGMPEGYSGAAVGWGYYEFMDAYKATGQDDHAETIIRYFNDYYMKCTYLDEDGKAVAFCYQVGDGDIDHQYWNAPEVDEMPRMGWFATDELVSTDVLSITSASLTMAYLVFKDSDPEYAEKCLKYSLALFEFAERADEKAVNKEGGKGYYTSTKWEDDYCYAAISLYHATKDEKYLDIVLSLVDYYAPSCWTYCWNDTWAAVLTMLAQADDLYGKKVTNSVGLESTEWVEKYKKLQNKTAYEEVDWWSQIAKLIDNWMTGNTPKVSPAGYSFLSQWGSARYNTATQFLALVYDKYHGDKTSKYGEWAKSQMDYLLGENPLNRCYIVGYNETSARFPHHRASSGLSKCEDTDEQRYILYGALVGGPDLDDNHIDVTADYIYNEVTIDYNAAFVGACAGLYHYFGDDSMKVTPDFPPPPEEKSDEPSDPSEITPTSRYWCDAFVVDVVQDDGPKASEVTLYVRSTAAKPSKSISVRYYFDITGMSSIGEKELTLRKLYDQAEIEADHPATLSKPIQYKDNIYYVEVAWDDYAIANSNKKYQFVLGTYAWGNSWDPTDDWSHQDLKEVDDPFKGTVEKCEYICVYDDGVLVGGTEPDGTTPDNAPKAAASPKPTATAKATASPKPTTTPKATASPTTTPKTSETPKSSPSPDATPGTFPPADLKGDVDINGTVDITDLTVLALSLVDKTELKGNSKTNADVDGDGKVNLTDLATLRQYLSKKITKLG is encoded by the coding sequence ATGGACAACAGAAACAATGCGCTCAGAATCAAGGCGGCAGTTACAAGCCTCGTGCTCCTTGGACAGGCTGCAGCGTATTTTCCGGCAGGCATAGCTTCAGTAAATGCAGCAGAGGTTGAAAAGAACTATGCCAAAGCCCTTCAGTATTCAATGTATTTCTACGACGCAAACATGTGCGGAACTGAAGTAGGCGAGAATACGAGATACACTTGGCGTGATGACTGTCACGTATACGATGCAAAGCTCCCGCTCGATGACGAAAACACAAATATGTCAGCGGAGTTTATCGCAAAAAACAAGGACGTCCTTGACCCGGACGGTGACGGATGTGTTGATGTCGCAGGCGGTTTCCACGATGCCGGTGACCACGTAAAATTCGGTATGCCTGAAGGATATTCCGGTGCAGCTGTCGGCTGGGGCTACTACGAATTCATGGATGCCTACAAGGCAACAGGCCAGGACGATCACGCTGAAACTATTATAAGATATTTCAACGACTACTACATGAAGTGTACCTATCTTGATGAGGACGGAAAAGCTGTCGCATTCTGCTATCAGGTAGGTGACGGTGACATTGACCATCAGTACTGGAACGCACCGGAAGTTGACGAAATGCCGCGTATGGGCTGGTTCGCAACAGATGAACTGGTTTCTACAGACGTTCTGTCGATCACTTCCGCTTCACTCACCATGGCATATCTCGTATTTAAAGACTCAGATCCTGAGTATGCCGAGAAGTGCCTCAAGTACTCGCTTGCACTCTTCGAATTTGCTGAACGTGCCGACGAAAAGGCCGTAAACAAGGAAGGCGGCAAGGGATACTACACATCAACAAAGTGGGAGGATGACTACTGCTACGCAGCTATCAGCCTTTACCATGCAACAAAAGATGAAAAATATCTTGACATAGTTTTAAGCCTTGTTGACTACTACGCTCCTTCATGCTGGACATACTGCTGGAACGACACATGGGCAGCAGTTCTTACAATGCTTGCCCAGGCTGACGACCTTTACGGAAAGAAGGTAACAAACAGCGTAGGACTTGAAAGCACTGAATGGGTTGAAAAATACAAGAAACTCCAGAACAAGACCGCATACGAAGAAGTCGACTGGTGGAGCCAGATAGCAAAGCTCATCGACAACTGGATGACAGGAAACACTCCGAAGGTAAGCCCGGCAGGCTATTCATTCCTCAGTCAGTGGGGTTCTGCACGTTACAATACAGCAACCCAGTTCCTTGCTCTTGTTTATGATAAATATCACGGTGACAAGACTTCAAAGTACGGTGAGTGGGCAAAGTCACAGATGGACTACCTGCTCGGCGAGAATCCGCTTAACCGCTGCTACATTGTCGGATACAACGAAACATCGGCACGTTTCCCTCATCACAGAGCATCTTCAGGTCTTTCAAAGTGTGAGGACACTGACGAACAGCGTTACATTCTCTACGGAGCACTGGTAGGCGGACCTGACCTCGATGACAATCATATCGACGTTACTGCCGACTACATCTACAACGAAGTTACTATCGACTACAACGCAGCTTTCGTAGGTGCCTGTGCAGGTCTTTACCACTATTTCGGTGATGATTCCATGAAGGTGACACCGGACTTCCCGCCTCCGCCGGAGGAAAAGAGCGACGAACCGTCCGATCCTTCTGAAATAACTCCTACAAGCAGGTACTGGTGCGATGCATTCGTTGTTGACGTTGTTCAGGACGACGGCCCGAAGGCAAGCGAGGTCACACTCTACGTGCGTTCAACAGCTGCCAAGCCTTCAAAGTCGATCTCGGTAAGATATTATTTCGACATCACAGGAATGTCATCCATCGGCGAAAAGGAGCTTACCTTAAGAAAGCTCTATGACCAGGCTGAGATAGAAGCTGACCATCCGGCGACACTTTCAAAACCGATACAGTACAAGGATAACATCTATTACGTTGAAGTGGCCTGGGATGACTATGCAATCGCCAACTCAAACAAGAAGTACCAGTTCGTTCTCGGAACATATGCATGGGGCAACTCATGGGATCCGACCGACGACTGGAGCCATCAGGATCTTAAGGAAGTTGATGATCCTTTCAAGGGAACAGTTGAAAAGTGCGAATATATCTGTGTTTACGATGACGGAGTTCTTGTAGGCGGTACTGAACCGGACGGAACCACTCCGGACAATGCACCTAAGGCGGCAGCATCACCAAAGCCTACAGCAACAGCAAAGGCAACAGCATCACCAAAGCCGACAACGACTCCAAAGGCAACAGCGTCACCGACAACAACTCCGAAAACAAGTGAAACTCCGAAGTCGAGCCCTTCACCTGATGCTACACCTGGAACATTCCCGCCTGCAGATCTCAAGGGTGATGTCGACATAAACGGAACAGTCGATATAACAGACCTTACAGTACTCGCATTAAGCCTCGTTGACAAGACCGAACTTAAGGGCAATTCCAAAACTAATGCCGACGTCGACGGAGACGGCAAAGTAAACCTCACCGACCTCGCCACCCTCAGACAGTATCTCTCTAAAAAGATAACGAAACTGGGCTGA